CTGCAGGACACAGGGGAGGCTCTCAATTATCTGCTGCATGAGTAGCCTCAAGAAGGTTGCTTTTCTCCTCACTGTTTCACAGAGGGGACACTGGAGTTCACAGAAGTGCactaacttgaccaaggtcaacAGCTAAGAAGTAGTGGTGGTGCCAGGCTTCACACCAGGCAGTCCAGCAAGGTCAGATTTTGCCCCTGGAGTTTCCTCTCTGGAAATAGTGACTTAGGGCCTcactccctccccgcccctcctctcccttgCGGGCCAGTAGCGCAGAGTACAGCAGTTCACCAGCGCACCATGACAAGTCAACTCACGGCCTTCCAGGGCAGAGGTGCTCCAGAGATGTCCCAAACGTGCAAAGCGCCTAGGCaagcacctccccccaccccccaccccgcccaccgTCCGCCCTGTCCAGTAGGTGCCTTTGGGCAGGGTAGAGAAAGGTGCCCCTTCAGCCAGGCAGAGGCACAGCCTCACCAGGGCATGGGGCTGGATGAGTGGAGTGTGAGCTGCAGGTCAGCTCCACTCAACCCCCAGTCATGCACCCCCTGTGCAGGGCGCAACCTTGCATTCGTACCGGGCAGCCCTGgcgccaaggggaagggggtgggtagAGAACGGAGCGTGTTGCCGAGTGCCCCTGCGGGCCATATACTAATGAGCACCACAGCCTTCAGTAGTGACTGTGGGGTTGCCTGTTTCTGAATAAGACCACTGGTGGCTAGAGATATGCCTTGCCCTCGGTCACAGATCTGGTCAGGGGCAGCCTCAGGATTTGCAACCAGGTTGCAACTTCTCAGGCTAGActtcttccccagccccaggtcACTGACGACCAGGGCCTAAGGAGTCCACGGCGGATTACCTGGTGCCCAGCGCCCTCCTGCAGTCTCGCTGCAGCCTGGCTTTTGGGAACCATGTTTTCCACGTGGCCAGGCCCTATGCTGGACACTAAGAAACTCTTGACTTTGTCCGGCCCTGGGAGTTAAGGCAGCCACAGGCCTGCTCAAGAGACAACATAATTGCAGAATTTCTGGAATTCAGTGGGAGCACAGGGGGGCCGCTAGCTCAGCCTGGGGTGGGAAGGcgggggaaggtgggaggaggggaagtcCAAACTGATTTGCTGCAGTCAAACTGGAAACCACAGTTTGACCTTCAGGGTGAGGCTGCCGAAGAGGCTTTGGCTAAGGGGCGATCTCAGTGCAGTGCCTGTGGATTCCGCCGCAGCTAGATAATTTTGGGGGATACAGCGGGCCCCTACTTGAAGACCCCATTGTGAACCACAGcggcccctgccccctccccattctTGGGGCTCCTTGCTGTTTTCCCCGAGGATCCATTTAGAGTGGAAAGAACCCTGATTTTGGAGCCAGAGCCCCTCCAAATCAGTGCAAATCCACTCCCCTGCTTAACTAGGAGTGTGAAAGCGGGCATGTGAGGGTCCTTGCGCCATTTCCATTTCTTATAGTGGAGCTTCCAACCTTCACCTCTTACAGTGAGGGTTAAATAATGAACGTTGAGGCGCCACCATAATGCCCTGCATATGGCTGGTTTTAATCATCATTAAAAAcagcttcgggcttccctggtggcacagtggttgagagtccgcctgccgatgcaggggacacgggttcgtgccccggtccgggaagatcccacatgccgcggagcggctcggcccgtgagccatggccgctgagcctgcgcgtcccgagcctgtgctccgcaatgggagaggccacaacagtgagaggcccgtgtaccgcaaaaaaaaaatcccattatttcttcaaagttACTTCATAGGTGGCTCATCCtgccacacagacacacagacacacacacacactgccccctATGCTGGATTGGCAGTTCTCAGAAAGGACCGTGGGAGGTAGAGGAGGTTCCGGAAGAGCAGGCTGTGTGTGTCACTGAAGGGTGTGGACCAggtccccaggccctgctccGGGAGTCGAGGACCCCAAGACAAGCAGGACAGCCCCAGGCCCGTCTCCAGAGTGTACACAACTGTGCTAGGGGAAGGGTGAGTCCCAGGCTGCCATCTGGGGTGGGCCCTGGAATAAGAGGGCTCCAGTCAGACTGGGCATTCTGCAAGGCCTTCCCCAGTCTCGCCCTTCCTGGCACCCTCTCTCCCTTCACTGCAAAGCACAGAGCTCAGAGGACTCCCTGGGTGAATGCTTATCAAAGTATGAATGTTTGCAACTTTCGGTGAGAATATAATTGTTTCagaataaaaagcattttttaaagggggatgagaagagcattccaggcatgTATAACAGCATATGTAAGAGCTGAGTAGGGGCAGTGGTGTCCCCGCCAGCTCGCAAGAACCAGTTGTTAGATTTGCAGGAATTAGGCCAACTGGCTGTTAAACACAGCCAccgttaaaaattaaattatatacattCACAATGAAATAGGTTAAATTAAGGACAAAGGCAGTGTTTTAAAAGTACGTGGCTTCAGGGATGAGCAAGGTAAACAAAAAAGGTAGCCCCTGCCGGGTGGGTTTCCCATCGGGTTTAACAAGCAGCCTGGCCTCACCGCCACCGCGGGCCGCTAGGCAACTCGCTGGGCCTCTCTCTCTGGTCTTTAAATAAGTTTCTGGCCTACTCCGCAGGCTTGTTGTGGGAAGTAAGCGACACCCGTGGGAGTACCCAGTAAAGTGCTCGCCAAGCAGGCCTTGACAAATGTTAGCTCCGTTTCACTCTAGCAAGTTCTTTGCCAGTTTGTCCTCCTGGAGCCTCTGGGTCAGCTGGCCTCCCTGGCTTCTCCGTCAGGCTTTATTAGTCCTCCTCCGTCCTACCCTCTCCGCTAGCACCAGGTGATCCCGCccccccgtccccctccccctgccactcaCCCCGACCCCACCCTGCGGGCCGCCCCCAGCTGCCGCGGACAGCCGTCGTTAGAGTGAAGCCAGGGGCGTGCCTTCCCCCCGAGACTGCGGCCCCCTGCTCCGCTCAGGCCCCGCGGGGGAGCCCTGAGCCGCGCACCCGGACGATCGACCTCCCCCTAAAGAAAGGCAAGCGCAGCGCCGCAGCAGTTACCCCAGTCTCGGGCTCCCGGCTTCCGGGTTCGGCCATGGCCCAGCGCAGAGGGCCCCCTCCCCGCGCTCTCAGCTGTCCCCCGCTCCCGCCACCAACCTGCGGCCGGCCAAAGGGAGGAGACTCCGGCACAGCCCACCCCGAGGCCACTCGGAACCCTCAGCTGCCGGCGCCTTCCACTGGCCaggccgtggggggggggtgCCCGCGCCGCCCAGCCCCGCTCCGCACCGCCCCCGCGCCGCCCGGCGCCCCCGACGCATCCTCGGGGGTCCGAGAGGCGGCACGAGCCCGGGGGGTGGCCGGGGGCGGGCGCGGCGCGGCGTCGGGGGCGCGGGGCAGGGAGGGCGGCGCGCGATCCACCCCCAGGCGGCGGCGCGATGGTGTGGGCCGGCCGGGGAGTTGCGGGCTCAGGGTTTGAACCTGCCAACTTCTCCAGCCCGCAGGGGTGAGCACCGGGGCGGCGGCAAGGGCGAGTGAGTGCGGCGGCGTGGGGCGGAGGCAGGCGCCCGGGCCGCTCGGGATTGGGCCGCCGACCGGACCACCTGCCACCCAGGGGAGGGTCCCGGTGGCGAGAGCGGGGTGGGGTGCCCCGGGAACCCTGGACCCAACTGGGGCAGAGGGCACTGGACCGGGCCGGACTCAGGCATTCAGGAGGCGGGCGAGCCCAGGTTGCTGAGAGGCCGCAGGAAGGTTTGCTAGACGAGAGGCGGGGGCGAGGGCGAGGGCGTGTGCGAACCCTTCCCCATGCGCCCACTCCCCTACCCTACCAGGAAAGGAGGCTCTAAGCCCAAGATGCCTTCTTCCCCCATCTTGGACATCTTTTCGCCGCACTCTCTGGCAGGATCCTGAGGGCGAGTATTGTAGCTTCTGGGGCCAGACACCCTCCCCGCCAACTCGTCCATCTGGAGCCCGCTTGCCCCAGCCCCTTCTGCGCGGGAGGGGTAGCAGAGAGCGGCGGAAGCAGGCTTTCCTTAGGGAATCTGCAAACCTAACCCCACTGCCTGATTGCTGTAAACACGACACCCGTGGGGGAGTGCAGTGGGCAAAAAGCTCCTCCTCCCCGGCCCCACCCCACTGAACCCACAGTCCTCATTGCCGGTCTCTTTCCTGGTTCCCACCCGCGCCAGGTGATACGGAGAGCTGAAACCATGGTTCAGCAGGTGCTGTACCGGGCGCTGGTCTCCACCAAGTGGCTGGCGGAGTCCGTCCGGGCTGGCAGGCTGGGCCCTGGCCTTCGAGTGCTGGACGCCTCCTGGTACTCGCCGGGCACCCGCGAGGCCCGCAAGGAATACCTAGAGCGCCATGTGCCCGGCGCCTCCTTCTTTGACATAGAGGAGTGCCGGGACAGAGCGTCGCCCTACGAGATGATGCTGCCCAGCAAGGCGGGCTTCGCCGACTACGTGGGCAGCCTGGGCATCAGCAACGACACGCACGTGGTGGTGTACGATGGTGACGACTTGGGCAGCTTCTATGCACCGCGGGTCTGGTGGATGTTCCGCGTGTTTGGCCACCGCACCGTATCCGTGCTCAATGGTGGCTTCCGGAACTGGCTGAAGGAGGGCCACCCGGTGACATCTGAGCCCTCACGCCCAGAGCCAGCTGTCTTCAAAGCCACACTGGACCGCTCCCTGCTCAAGACCTACGAGCAGGTGCTGGAGAACCTCGAATCGAAGAGGTTCCAGCTGGTGGATTCACGGGCCCAAGGGCGGTACCTGGGCACGCAGCCGGAGCCAGATGCAGTAGGTAGGTGTCCCCGTGGTGGGGATGGTCCCTGGGGAGCAATGCCCAATGGAGAGATGGGAAGTAGGATGTCTGAGACCCTCTCCAGGTTTTGCCCTCAGTACCCCCATGCGGGCCTCAGTctttacatctgtaaaatgagagggtaGAGCCCAACCTAAAGGCTTTTCAAGCTCTGATGCATGAGGACGTACACATGTGTTCCCATAGCCACATGCTAAGGCGCGACCTAGCATCTGTGTGGAGTGGCATCAGCAGAGGTGACTGATGACACATCCACCCACATCCATGCCCAGGCGCTAGCTCCACCACATGCCCAAAAGTGTCCGTGAGCCACACATGCGTCGCTGAACAGAAGCTTCCTCAGGACCTCTCTAGTTCTTCAGAAATTCTTAGAGACATGAACAATGCTCTTCCCCAgcaccccatccctccctccagctcTCCTGGACCCCCTGACCTTCCTTAAGTTACTTGCTCAGTTAAGTGGCAGtgttaggatttgaacccagtgctGCCTAGTTTCAAACCAGTGCTCTAAACCAGGATGCACCATCATTCTGttcactccccacctcccagggccaGCAGGGACCCCTTCCGCTAGGCATCTTTAGGGAGATGGCTCATGAGTTCTCTCCTTTGGacaaagggtgtgtgtgtggggggggagggttCTACActgctggaggtggggggagtcTCAGGAGAGGAAATGCTGAGTTCTAGCTAGAAACTCCTAACAGAGAGGACCACAGAAGTCTTGCCATCACCCCTTCTGGGcgccctccagcccctgcctggacACCGCTGGTGGCCAGGACCTCACGGCTCTCAGGGCCTCTCGGGGCCCAGGCTGGCTGAGCCCTCAGGATGGCAGGAGGGGGCTGCGGCTCTGTCCTCAGTCAGGGCGCCTCTGTGGAATCCAACTGCTGTGCAACGTTTGGACTAACTTGTTGAAAAATCCCTTCCTTTCTGCGCCTCTGAGGAGAGAGCGCTGTGAAAGCTGCGTCCAACACTCTTAGAGCTGGAGGGCCTGAAAGGTCACCTCATCAGTCAGAAGAGAGGCTGTGGTgcacagaggaaggaggaggtcAAGCCCACTTGGGTAGTTAGTGGAAAGCGCGGGGCTCTGCCCTTCCCATCGTGGCTTTCTCCGAGCCCCGTGTTCTTCCTGCCCAGCTTGCTCTCTGAAGTTCTGGAGTTGAAGATTCAAGTTTGTTTAGCACCTTCCAGAGACTCCTGGCACGGAGCCCCTGCAGCCTCCTCCTGGCCTTGGTTCAAGGCACCTTCACTCCTTGGGACTTAAGCTGCcgctggagggaggagaggtggaATTGTTTCTCTAGCTGCTCGCCATCTTGCTCTGAAGCAGACAGAATAAGTAAAGGGAGAGTTTAGATATGCCAGATCCCATCTCCTtactcccattttagagatgaggaaactgaggctcagagaggggaaaagCCTGCGGCTGCAGGTAAGACCTCCTGAAAGCCCCAAATCCTAAAGTCCCTCCCCCTCTCCGTGGCcgcttcctccctcctccagttcCCATCTGGAGACCAGGGAGCATGGACCCAAGTTTAAGCCCTGCTCCTCCTCTGTGCTGGGACCTCAATCAGCTAATTGCTTGGCCTCTTTGGGTTCccttataaaatgaaaagagtaaTGCCAGCCCTACCCACCTGGCTGTGTATTTATTAAATGCAGCAGTGGCTGGAAAGgtattttgagaaggatgaggACCTGCGCAAAGGCCGGGCTGCTTGGAAAACCTCCCGTACAAGACATTTGGGGAATATTAGGGCCCGTGAGGCTCTGCTGAGTTCACAGTCCCCTGCTTGTGGTGGGATCACAGAGGCACCCCGTGGGCTCAACTGTCCAGATGTAACATCCAGGGAAGTGTGGGTGTCCCTGGAAGGAAAGACCCCCAAGAGGAGCTGGAAACAGGGCCTTAGAAACCCGACAGCCACTTCCTGCCGCTTTCAGGCGAGTAACTtcccctctggcctcagttttgtGCCCCCAGTGCCTTCAGTCCTGTTTGTAAGGGGCAAAAGGtgagagtcagacagacctgagtttaCATCCTGGTGTGGCCTCGGGCAGTTCCCTCCACCTCTGAACCCTCCTCCTAATGAAAGGGACACCACTTACCTTGTAGGAGCcttggggaaagggagggaacaGAGGTGGGAGTCGATCCAGCTCAGTGTCTTTATAAACttattctcttttcctccccaccGCCCACCCCAGGTGGGGGGTCCATGAGGGTGAAGAGGGAGGGTATTGACCCCCTAATGCGTACTATTATTTGCAGGACACTTTATATACGTTCTCCCCCGGGTACCTACAGCAGCCCGACAGGGGAGGCAGGCGGGGGTTCAAAGTGGTCCCACTTTGCAGGTGGGGAAAGGGAGCAGAAACTTCTCTGTCCAGACACAGAGGCCAAGACTTGACCCCAGTCGCAAGATCAAAGTGGTGTTATTTCCCAAGGCCACTGCTGTGTAAGCAAACACGGGGATGGGGTTGGAGGGTGGCGGGGAAAGGTCATAGCTTCCAGGTGTTGCTTCATGTTGCATCATGGGGTTGTATGGCTCCTGCCTGTGTCTCCTCCCAGGGatggggactggggtgggggtcagggagagTGCTGAGCAGCTTCCCAGCCGCCAGGGTTGGGGGCTGCCCACTGGGGCTGCCTGCACTGGGTTCCTTAGTGTCTTTAGGACGAAAGCAAGAAAGAGCTACACAGGTTTTCCTGACCTTGAAAACCCATACCTGTCAGTGACCCGAGGGATGCTAGTTCACCAACTAGACCAGCATCTCCTTGCCCAAAGCTTGAACATCAAGTCCCAGACCTCTGAGCAGGCATCAGGAGAGGTCATCTCAGCCATTCCCCTGCTTCAGCCACTCTTTCCAGGAAGGCTCAGGCTTTGGGGTTGGGCACACCTGACTGCACATCACACCTGTGCTGTGTGTCATGGGGCAAGTtacctcacctctctgggcctgggccCCCCATTCGTGCCAGGAGGCTCATCTCTCTCCCCAGCTCAGTGAGGATTGAGGAAGATAAAGTTCTTGAGCTAGCCCACTGTCTGGTGCCCGAGGTTTTGAGCGTGGTGGCACGCCTGCTGGGGCCAGGGAGAGCCACAAGCCTGCAGCTGAAGGTGGACTTGGAACAGCAGCAGGAGCCCTTGTCCCTGGGCGCCAAGCGCCTTTCCCCTCGTTGGCTGTTGGCTGTTCTCCGAGGTTCTCTGGCCAAGTTCATCTCAGCCCTTCCCCCATGAAGGCGGCCAGTTCCTGCTCATTTAAATTCCTCAGACAGGTCCTGAGCCTTCCCTGGCAGAAAGGGAAGGCTCCCACCTCCCGGTGCTGGCCCAGTGTGGGGGCTGGAGTCTGTAGAACGCCCTGCCCCCAACTTCTTTACTCAGAGTGGTGCCTTTTATTAattagaagaaaacaataaaactgttTCATCAGGGATGggtggaaagaaacaaaacagcgTTCAGGACTCAGCAAACACTTGTGCTCTTCAATGCACTTAAATCCCGCCCATGGCCTGGGTactgaaactttttctttttgtggtgggatttcagttccccgaccaagggttgacctgggccccagcagtgaaagcatggaatcctaatcactaggccaccagggaactccttgaaatattttaaagttgggTTTCTTGGAAAAGAACACCTTTGAAGCCAACAGACCAGTTGCCCTTCATTGGTAGGGTCAGTACACACACATCTGATCTTAGATCAAAGTTTCCTGACAAAAAGTGAAATCACAACAGGAAGAAATCACTATAATTTTATaagtcaggggacttccctggtggcacagtggttaaaaatctgcctgccaatgcaggggacatgggttcgagccctcgtccgggaagatcccacatgctgcggagcaactaagcccgtgcgccacaactactgagcctgtgctctagagcctgcgagccacaactactgaccctgtgtgccacaaccgctgaagcccgcacgcctagagcccatactctgcaacaaagggaagccactgcaatgagaagcccgctcatcgcaacgaagagtagccccgcttgccgcaactagagaaagcccgcgcgcagcaacaaagacccaacgcaggcaaaaaaaaggaaaaagttaaaaaaaaaaaaaaaagggaaatccttttaaaaaaaaatttataagtcAGGACATCTAGTCAATCAAAGGAGCGCTTGATTCGCGCCAGCACATTTTGAATCGTCTTTGGCCTCGGGGTGAGGAGAATGGGACTTTGCTGGCATGATTGCTCACCTCCTGGGTGCCCACGGTCATTAGGGGTTTTCATCTGCAGAAGCTGACTTCCCAACAAGCCTGTGAGGAAGGTGGAGTTATCTCCCCATTTCAAAGgtggggaactgaggctcagacgtGCAGGACATGCCTGGCTGCACGCTGGTGCCCTGATTACCCCCGGTCAGGTCCTTTCCCTCCCACTGCTGCCCAGTCTGGTCCTGCCCTGCCCCACAGTCTGGGTTAAGTGGGGAATTTTGGAGGAAGGGGAGCCCAAAGAGACACCCCAACCTTCCTCGGGCCCCCCTCCCAGTGCCCAGTCTGCCAGGGTGTAGGGCGCTTGGGGACAAGGAGTGACCTAGGCCTTGGGTCTGCACGTAGCACCAGCTCTGGCCATGGCCCAGCCCCATTTGCCCCACATGCTGGCTATTCTGAAGGCAGATTTGGCAGGGGGCCTTCCTGGGTGCAGAGTAGGTTCTGGAATGGACCCTGGAGCTAGCCTAGCCCCCATTCTGCTTCCGTCAAAGCCTCTCAGGGCTGCTAGGAAGGTCCTGAAGGGACCACACTGCCCCCATTCTCACCTGTCCCCCGTCGTAGGTGGGGAAGTGGTAGAGAAGCAGCAGCATCTGAGGGTGGCTCGGCCAGCTGTAGTAAGTCTGTGCTTTACCCTGTACAACAGCCCTTACACACGCAAACACTCATTCCCACTTTACCCAcggggacactgaggctcagagaggttatgtgacttgcttgaggtcaccttgccagtaagtggcagagctgggatttgaacttacGTCTAAAACCAAGTCACAGGCTCTTTCCACACTGTGTGCTTGACAGGAAAACCACGGGCCTCGGTGTAATCCTGGATCTGCCTTTGCCTCTCTGTGGCCTCAGGCTAGCCTTTCCACTTTGCCAAGCCTCGGtgtactcatctgtaaaatggcgtGACATTATATTTAGTGAATCATGTGGTTATGTGTTTAACCTCTATCTTCCTTGCTAGACTAACCTCCCTGAGAGCCTGGGCTGTGTCTCCCCTTCACCACCGTGTTCTCAGCAATAGCCCATAGCATTTGCAGTCATCATCCCATTTGCTGTTctccacaaccctatgagataggtacgTACCACtgagcccattttacagaagagaaaactgaggttcagagaagtgaagcaatttgcccaaggtgAAGGTTAGTAGATGGTAGAGCCAGGACTCCTCCCTGTCCTCTCAAGCAGGTAGAACATTCCTGCTTCAAGGCAGATTTtggtgtgggggggtggtgtCATGAGCACTGGATGTAGGTAGCGCTGGAATAAATTGAGCTCTGAGAAGGGCaaagatgttatttttatttgcaaagcTCCCTCTCCTTATAGCCACGGTTGATTGTGACCTCCAGGCCCCACTTACCCCCATCCACTGTGTCGCTCCTAACCCTGTCCTTCCCTTTGTCCTCTACCCCTGCCCAGGACTGGACTCGGGCCACATCCGAGGCTCAGTCAACATGCCCTTCATGGACTTCCTGATGGAGGATGGCTTCGAGAAGAGCCCGGAGGAGCTCCGTGCCATGTTCGAGGCCAAGAAGGTGGACCTCGCAAAGCCCATCATTGCCACATGCCGAAAGGGTGTCACTGCCTGCCACATCGCCCTGGCCGCCTACCTCTGCGGCAAGCCCGATGTGGCCATCTATGACGGCTCCTGGTTCGAGTGGTTCCACCGGGCCCCCCCGGAGACCCGGGTGTCCCAGGGGAAAGGCGGGAAGGCGTGAGCAGTGGCCTCTCCTACCCTCGCCCACAACTCCTGCCAGTGGAGTGACCCCAGCGTGGCCCGCAGCTGGTCCATGCCTCATCGGCTAAGGAGATGAACAAGTTTTTAGAGTTAATGGGTAGAGCGCTCCTTTTCCCAACAACACTGGAATAAAACTGGCCTTTTCCGAGTAGCTGTGTGAGCCCGTTTCTCCCTTGGTTCCGTCCTTACCCCATGTTTCCTTCTCCTTCAGATTCCTTAGAATCCACCGAGGAAGGGAACCTCCACACCCACCCACACGCTGGGGACACTGCTTTATTACTTAGTTTTGGCAAAGGAAGCTGCCTGTTGCCGCCTGTCAGATGGAGCACGCTGGGACCTTTCCTGGAAGGGGTACCAGGAAGCCAGACAGAGTGAAACCTAGGTTAGCCGGTGCACCATCCCTTCCTGCTGTGGGTCCAGCCCTctaggaggagggggtgggaggggagacagCTGGTCTTCACCTGAAATGAGTGTTCAAAGAGGTGTCCCACAGGCCCTGGGGCCTTTCAGAAGAGGTGATGCTCAGAGGCAACTcagtgttccttgcagcactatttacaacagccaagacacggaagcagcctaaatgcccatc
The Globicephala melas chromosome 10, mGloMel1.2, whole genome shotgun sequence genome window above contains:
- the TST gene encoding thiosulfate sulfurtransferase — its product is MVQQVLYRALVSTKWLAESVRAGRLGPGLRVLDASWYSPGTREARKEYLERHVPGASFFDIEECRDRASPYEMMLPSKAGFADYVGSLGISNDTHVVVYDGDDLGSFYAPRVWWMFRVFGHRTVSVLNGGFRNWLKEGHPVTSEPSRPEPAVFKATLDRSLLKTYEQVLENLESKRFQLVDSRAQGRYLGTQPEPDAVGLDSGHIRGSVNMPFMDFLMEDGFEKSPEELRAMFEAKKVDLAKPIIATCRKGVTACHIALAAYLCGKPDVAIYDGSWFEWFHRAPPETRVSQGKGGKA